In Brockia lithotrophica, one DNA window encodes the following:
- a CDS encoding Manganese transport protein MntH yields MEVGQTYDRAQRVLRERPRGLRGILPFLGPAFIASVAYIDPGNYATNIAAGSKYGYQLLWVVLAGNLMAIFIQALSAKLGIATGMDLPELVREHFGPRVGIFMWLQGELIIVATDLAEFMGGALGIHLLTGMSMNASALVTAVLSFAVLELGRRGVRPLELAIAALVTVVTFSFVVEVFFTGVRPLPLIRGLFVPSFPDDESVLLAAGILGATVMPHAIYLHSALTKRRVIGETSEERKQLYRLELLDLGIAMGVAGVINMSMLVVAASLFHERGLFVSELDQAHALLGEHLSPFAATLFAVGLTASGLSSSSVGILSGDVVMRGFIRFRIPIYLRRALSILPPLAILFMGMNPSDALLYSQVFLSFGIALALLPLVYFTAQRRYMGELVNRPLTTFAATIVSAVVLALNGYILYASLVLGASF; encoded by the coding sequence GGGCCGGCGTTCATCGCCTCCGTCGCGTACATCGATCCCGGAAACTACGCGACGAACATCGCTGCCGGATCGAAGTACGGCTACCAGCTTCTCTGGGTCGTCCTCGCCGGCAACCTCATGGCCATCTTCATCCAGGCCCTTTCCGCAAAGCTTGGGATCGCCACGGGGATGGACCTTCCGGAGCTCGTACGGGAGCACTTCGGGCCCAGGGTCGGAATCTTCATGTGGCTCCAAGGTGAGCTCATCATCGTGGCGACGGATCTCGCCGAATTCATGGGGGGAGCGCTTGGTATCCATCTCCTCACGGGGATGTCCATGAACGCGAGTGCCTTGGTGACGGCCGTTCTCTCCTTTGCCGTGCTGGAACTTGGGCGGCGGGGAGTTCGCCCCCTCGAGCTCGCCATCGCCGCCCTCGTCACCGTGGTTACCTTTTCCTTCGTGGTCGAGGTGTTCTTTACGGGCGTTCGGCCCCTTCCTCTGATCCGCGGTCTTTTCGTTCCTTCATTTCCCGACGATGAGAGCGTCCTCCTTGCCGCGGGGATCCTGGGAGCGACGGTCATGCCCCATGCGATTTACCTCCATTCGGCGCTTACGAAGCGGCGGGTGATCGGCGAGACCTCGGAGGAGCGGAAGCAATTGTACCGCCTGGAACTCCTCGATCTGGGAATCGCCATGGGCGTGGCGGGGGTGATCAACATGAGCATGCTCGTCGTCGCCGCGTCCCTCTTCCACGAGCGCGGCCTCTTCGTAAGCGAGTTGGATCAAGCCCACGCCCTCTTAGGCGAACACCTTTCTCCCTTCGCGGCGACGCTCTTTGCCGTGGGGCTTACGGCCTCCGGCCTTTCGAGCTCCTCCGTGGGGATCCTTTCCGGCGACGTGGTCATGCGGGGGTTCATCCGCTTTCGCATTCCCATATACCTTCGCCGCGCGTTGAGCATCCTTCCCCCGCTCGCGATCCTCTTCATGGGGATGAACCCGAGCGACGCCCTTCTCTACAGCCAGGTATTCCTCTCGTTTGGCATCGCCCTGGCCCTCCTTCCCCTCGTGTACTTCACCGCCCAAAGACGGTACATGGGAGAGCTCGTAAACCGACCGCTCACCACGTTTGCCGCCACGATAGTTTCGGCGGTTGTGCTCGCCCTCAACGGGTACATCCTCTACGCTTCCCTCGTGCTCGGGGCTAGTTTTTGA
- a CDS encoding tRNA-specific adenosine-34 deaminase: MDDLRAEEMSHPCEAEEDRDACYMREALAEARKALHWGDVPVGAVLVYEGQIVGRGANTRERDQDPLGHAEIHAIREAAKALGTWRLAGTTLYVTLEPCPMCAGAAVQSRISRLVFGAYDPKAGCAGSVYNLVEEPRFNHRLEVRGGVLADEAGELLRSFFRRLRSPR; encoded by the coding sequence GTGGACGACCTCCGGGCAGAGGAAATGTCTCATCCATGCGAAGCAGAAGAGGACCGGGATGCGTGCTACATGCGTGAGGCCCTCGCCGAGGCGCGCAAGGCCCTCCACTGGGGCGATGTACCCGTCGGAGCCGTGCTCGTGTACGAAGGGCAGATCGTGGGACGGGGGGCCAACACGCGCGAACGCGACCAGGATCCCCTTGGCCACGCCGAGATTCATGCCATTCGCGAGGCGGCCAAGGCCTTGGGGACATGGCGTCTCGCCGGGACGACGCTCTACGTGACCCTGGAGCCATGCCCCATGTGCGCCGGTGCCGCGGTGCAGAGCCGCATATCGCGTCTCGTCTTCGGGGCGTACGACCCTAAGGCGGGCTGCGCCGGGAGCGTCTACAACCTCGTGGAAGAGCCCCGCTTCAACCATCGCCTCGAAGTTCGGGGCGGGGTTCTTGCGGACGAAGCGGGGGAACTTTTGCGTTCCTTTTTTCGGAGGCTGCGATCCCCCCGTTGA
- a CDS encoding sensor histidine kinase has product MGDARKLPANFPIDDLIDMLRLGIVVVRENGEIVYANERFREFFSLREEDLQKNIEEVFKFLFPDYSPVSPPIRLGVVRGEDVFVWRTEEGRRVFQRFSIPLPEGGAVVAFRETQEPIVLDEKLLRADRLSLIGQMAAGTAHEIRNPLTAIRGFLQLLLPSLEGKGLEQEANYVRLILKEVDRIGSLIDQFLLLGKPREVNYKKVDVLGVLRDLMPVIESETLLRDTELVLSLPGSLPPVIADPDLLKQVFLNVVRNALEAMERGGMLTISAEYDPEERQIHFAFADTGPGIPPYLLDRIFDPFFTTKPEGTGLGLSVCQRLLQDIGGNIRLTSKGRGTTAHIYLPTVGGA; this is encoded by the coding sequence ATGGGCGATGCACGCAAACTCCCCGCCAACTTCCCCATCGACGACCTCATCGATATGCTTCGGCTCGGCATCGTCGTGGTTCGCGAAAACGGGGAGATCGTGTACGCCAACGAACGGTTTCGCGAATTTTTTTCCCTCCGGGAAGAGGACCTCCAAAAAAATATAGAAGAGGTTTTTAAATTTTTATTTCCAGATTATTCCCCTGTTTCTCCTCCCATTCGCCTCGGCGTCGTTCGAGGCGAGGACGTGTTCGTCTGGCGAACGGAGGAGGGGCGGCGCGTCTTTCAACGGTTCAGCATTCCCCTTCCCGAGGGCGGGGCGGTCGTCGCCTTTCGCGAAACTCAGGAGCCCATCGTGCTCGACGAAAAGCTCCTGCGGGCGGATCGGCTCTCGCTCATTGGCCAGATGGCCGCAGGAACGGCGCACGAAATCCGCAATCCCCTCACGGCGATTCGCGGGTTTCTCCAGCTCCTCCTTCCATCTTTGGAGGGGAAGGGACTCGAACAGGAGGCCAACTACGTGCGCCTCATCCTCAAAGAAGTCGATCGTATCGGTTCCTTGATCGACCAGTTTCTCCTCCTCGGAAAACCTCGCGAGGTGAACTACAAAAAGGTAGACGTGCTCGGAGTGCTGCGCGACCTCATGCCCGTGATCGAAAGCGAAACCCTTCTTCGCGATACGGAGCTCGTGCTTTCCCTTCCGGGCTCCCTCCCTCCCGTCATTGCGGATCCTGACCTTCTCAAACAGGTGTTTCTCAACGTCGTGCGCAACGCCCTCGAAGCGATGGAGCGAGGGGGCATGTTGACGATTTCTGCGGAGTACGATCCCGAAGAACGGCAGATCCACTTCGCCTTTGCGGATACGGGACCGGGAATCCCCCCGTACCTCCTCGACCGCATCTTCGACCCGTTTTTTACCACGAAACCCGAAGGAACGGGTCTCGGGCTTTCCGTGTGTCAACGTCTCCTCCAGGACATCGGGGGCAACATTCGGCTTACGAGCAAGGGAAGGGGGACTACGGCGCACATCTATCTCCCGACGGTCGGGGGTGCGTAA
- a CDS encoding DNA polymerase III subunits gamma and tau, whose amino-acid sequence MYQTLYRKYRPRFFRDVVGQEHVTETLKAAIREKRVPHAFLFSGPRGTGKTTTARILAKAISCERPVDGEPCGECSTCRRIEAWETMDILELDAASHRGIDEIRELKETLYLRPSTLPKKVYIIDEVHMLTPEAANALLKSLEEPPEHVLFVLATTDPEKVPLTLRSRLMHFAFRPVPPAATAARLEYVAREEGLELRPEARDLIASLAAGGLRDALALLDMAAAFAQGGPIEADHVRELAGTLSEQEGKELLAAVLEGELAALFARLEKLERQGKTAEQIVTYLLRLVKDILAHNLSSVEGSASKSEAAPFSRKPADPATLLTLAERLVQLLPSLRGSPYPFLVLQVRLLALAETLRSSSSAALPERRPSPSAGMAEGGKAGTSTDGGTSSASNVSGDGGGKVLPEGRKVSGNARKAGRVSPPGGTSGERTFLRESEDAEGLARLRESWKEVIEEVKRLSVRTSSWLKGGYPVWVGERSVVLAFRYPIHRKMVGEAEHREHILKVLRSFLGRPVEFVALEEGEWEKLREVDPVDLAVRLVGEDRVEVIEDEPDEA is encoded by the coding sequence GTGTACCAGACGCTCTACCGAAAGTACCGACCGCGGTTTTTCCGCGACGTCGTTGGGCAGGAGCACGTTACGGAAACCCTCAAGGCGGCCATCCGCGAGAAGCGTGTACCCCACGCCTTCCTCTTCAGCGGTCCCCGCGGGACGGGGAAGACGACGACGGCACGCATTTTGGCGAAAGCGATTTCCTGCGAACGCCCCGTAGACGGCGAGCCGTGCGGGGAGTGTTCCACGTGTCGGCGCATCGAAGCCTGGGAGACGATGGACATCCTCGAACTCGACGCCGCAAGCCACAGGGGCATCGACGAGATCCGTGAGCTCAAGGAAACCCTTTACCTCCGCCCGTCCACGTTGCCCAAAAAGGTGTACATCATCGACGAGGTTCACATGCTCACCCCGGAAGCGGCGAACGCCCTCCTCAAGTCTCTCGAGGAGCCTCCGGAGCACGTGTTGTTCGTCTTGGCTACCACCGATCCCGAAAAGGTACCTCTCACGTTGCGTTCTCGCCTCATGCACTTCGCCTTTCGCCCCGTCCCTCCTGCGGCCACCGCAGCGCGCCTAGAGTACGTGGCGCGGGAGGAAGGGCTCGAGCTACGCCCTGAGGCCCGCGATCTCATCGCCTCGTTGGCGGCGGGAGGATTGCGGGATGCTCTGGCGCTCTTGGATATGGCGGCCGCCTTCGCGCAGGGAGGGCCCATCGAAGCCGACCACGTGCGCGAACTGGCGGGGACGCTGTCGGAGCAGGAGGGAAAGGAACTCCTCGCCGCGGTGCTGGAGGGGGAACTCGCGGCGCTCTTTGCACGGCTCGAGAAGCTAGAGCGCCAGGGGAAAACCGCGGAACAGATCGTGACGTACCTGCTTCGCCTCGTCAAGGACATTCTCGCGCATAACCTCTCCTCTGTGGAGGGGTCCGCGTCGAAGAGCGAAGCAGCTCCTTTTTCTCGAAAACCCGCAGATCCCGCCACCCTCCTCACCTTAGCGGAACGCCTCGTCCAACTCCTTCCCTCCCTGCGTGGATCCCCCTATCCCTTTTTGGTTTTACAGGTTCGGCTTCTGGCTCTTGCCGAAACCCTCCGTTCCTCCTCTTCGGCGGCTCTTCCGGAACGGCGCCCGAGCCCGTCGGCAGGGATGGCAGAGGGGGGGAAAGCCGGTACTTCTACGGACGGCGGGACTTCCTCCGCGTCCAACGTTTCGGGCGACGGCGGGGGAAAGGTTCTCCCCGAGGGAAGGAAGGTTTCAGGAAATGCCCGGAAGGCCGGAAGGGTTTCTCCTCCGGGGGGAACTTCGGGGGAACGCACCTTTTTACGGGAGTCGGAGGACGCGGAGGGACTTGCACGTCTCCGAGAAAGTTGGAAAGAGGTCATCGAGGAGGTCAAGAGGCTGAGCGTACGCACGTCCTCCTGGCTCAAGGGAGGATATCCCGTTTGGGTGGGTGAACGTTCGGTCGTCCTCGCCTTTCGCTACCCCATCCATCGGAAGATGGTGGGGGAGGCGGAACACCGCGAGCACATTCTCAAAGTGCTCCGGAGCTTCCTCGGGCGACCCGTCGAATTCGTCGCGCTCGAGGAGGGAGAATGGGAGAAGCTCCGCGAGGTCGACCCCGTGGACCTCGCCGTGCGCCTCGTGGGCGAGGACCGTGTGGAGGTCATCGAGGACGAGCCGGACGAAGCTTAG
- a CDS encoding Recombination protein RecR: MERKIAVLPRSLRELMYHLQKLPGVGPKTAARLAYHILSMREEEAVGLAEAILAARRRIRECSICHAHTEDEVCPICRDPRRDPRLLMVVAWPKDVDAIEKSGVYRGRYHVLHGLLSPLEGKGPEQLRIRSLLERLKADERIDEVILALDATTEGEVTANFIARLLRDTPLTVTRLGYGLPVGGSLEFTDELTLARALEGRRKLEFSAEGPKEVKGNPDERPEERGTPRPR, from the coding sequence ATGGAAAGGAAGATCGCCGTGCTCCCTCGCTCGCTTCGGGAGCTCATGTATCACCTTCAAAAGTTGCCGGGCGTCGGACCGAAGACTGCGGCGCGACTTGCCTACCACATCCTCTCCATGCGCGAGGAGGAAGCCGTGGGGCTTGCCGAGGCGATCCTCGCGGCGCGGCGGAGGATCCGCGAATGCTCGATTTGCCACGCCCACACAGAGGACGAGGTATGTCCGATTTGCCGCGACCCGCGTCGCGACCCGCGGCTGCTCATGGTCGTGGCCTGGCCCAAGGACGTCGACGCCATCGAGAAGTCCGGCGTATACCGCGGCCGCTACCACGTCCTTCACGGGCTCCTATCTCCCCTGGAGGGAAAAGGACCGGAGCAGCTGCGCATCCGTTCGCTTCTTGAAAGGCTCAAGGCGGACGAGCGCATCGATGAAGTGATCCTCGCCTTGGACGCGACGACGGAAGGAGAAGTGACGGCAAACTTTATCGCCCGCCTGCTCCGGGATACCCCGCTTACCGTGACGCGTCTCGGGTACGGCCTTCCTGTAGGGGGGTCTCTGGAATTCACGGACGAACTCACCCTTGCCCGTGCCCTCGAGGGGCGCCGGAAGCTCGAATTTTCTGCGGAAGGGCCAAAGG